From Roseovarius nanhaiticus, one genomic window encodes:
- a CDS encoding MSMEG_1061 family FMN-dependent PPOX-type flavoprotein, protein MEFDEQIKSIERLRELLPTEGFTNTFLKVSDRLNDTARKFIEFAPFVVVATKAPEGLIDVSPKGDPAGFVEVYDDKTLIIPDRLGNHRVDGFQNLLEDPNIAVLFVVPGHGDTLRIAGKARIVKDAAISKRHAINGKQPLLALVIEVEEAFMHCSKSFIRSRLWHPDHWPERKSAPTLAEWVMSTVDRDQTLQEVEDDHAADEGTRLY, encoded by the coding sequence TTGGAATTTGATGAACAGATCAAAAGTATCGAGCGGCTCAGAGAGCTTTTGCCGACCGAAGGCTTTACGAACACTTTTCTCAAGGTAAGCGATCGACTGAACGACACAGCGCGGAAATTCATCGAATTTGCGCCATTTGTTGTCGTAGCAACCAAAGCGCCCGAAGGTCTGATTGACGTCTCGCCAAAAGGTGACCCTGCAGGTTTCGTCGAAGTCTACGATGACAAGACGCTCATCATTCCGGACAGGCTCGGAAATCACCGTGTCGATGGCTTTCAAAATCTATTGGAAGACCCGAACATTGCCGTCCTCTTCGTTGTGCCCGGCCACGGTGACACGCTGCGCATCGCGGGCAAGGCACGCATTGTGAAAGATGCGGCAATCAGCAAGCGCCATGCGATCAACGGAAAGCAGCCATTGCTCGCACTCGTTATTGAGGTCGAGGAAGCTTTCATGCACTGCTCGAAATCTTTCATTCGGTCTCGGTTATGGCACCCTGATCACTGGCCCGAACGCAAGTCCGCCCCCACACTTGCTGAATGGGTGATGTCCACGGTCGATAGGGATCAAACGCTGCAAGAGGTCGAAGATGATCACGCAGCGGACGAAGGAACCCGGCTCTACTAG
- the ybgC gene encoding tol-pal system-associated acyl-CoA thioesterase, translated as MASEIRAPGARPPHRFDVRVYYEDTDMGGIVYHANYLKFIERARSDWVADMGIDQRAMKDEGGLVFAVRRIECDYLMAARFDDRLEVLTDVQSVSGARLVLRQQVMRGGEAIFAAIVTIVCLTDTGHPARLPANIRLILH; from the coding sequence ATGGCCAGCGAAATCCGCGCCCCGGGCGCCCGTCCTCCGCACCGCTTTGACGTGCGCGTCTATTATGAGGACACGGATATGGGCGGGATCGTCTATCACGCCAATTACCTCAAGTTCATCGAGCGCGCGCGCAGCGATTGGGTGGCCGATATGGGAATCGACCAGCGCGCCATGAAGGACGAGGGCGGCCTTGTCTTTGCCGTTCGCCGGATCGAGTGCGATTACCTGATGGCTGCGCGGTTCGACGACCGGCTAGAGGTGCTGACGGATGTTCAATCGGTCAGTGGAGCGCGGCTGGTGCTGCGCCAGCAGGTGATGCGCGGCGGCGAGGCGATCTTCGCCGCCATCGTCACCATCGTGTGCCTGACCGATACGGGCCATCCCGCACGTCTTCCGGCGAATA
- a CDS encoding LysR substrate-binding domain-containing protein, with protein MLPKVGAALESLTAATRAYDPLPTDNVLTIASSVSVAQWIIAPHLSEFTQRHPEIRLRFLSTIWPDDFNTVRADVEIPFGSEKQVGRNAARLKCKGLVALKAPGLPGTVDILPLIEAVGTSDGWKTWGTLVGKNLKPEIFVDTYGAALNIAAHGTGVALVAEILAHNALQTGQLVMAHSAVAASTEAYYLRINEAKTTACDFRDWLLEKVDTEAVSTDAAGDRGP; from the coding sequence GGCCGCCACGCGCGCATACGATCCCTTGCCAACGGACAATGTTCTGACCATCGCATCTTCGGTCAGCGTCGCCCAATGGATCATCGCGCCGCATCTTTCGGAATTCACGCAGCGGCACCCTGAAATCCGATTGCGGTTTCTGAGCACGATCTGGCCCGACGATTTCAATACCGTCAGAGCGGATGTCGAAATCCCCTTCGGCTCTGAAAAGCAAGTCGGCCGCAATGCGGCTCGTCTGAAATGCAAGGGTCTGGTCGCCCTGAAGGCGCCGGGGCTGCCGGGGACTGTCGATATCTTGCCCCTCATCGAAGCCGTGGGCACGTCGGATGGTTGGAAGACATGGGGCACCCTTGTTGGCAAAAACCTGAAGCCGGAGATTTTCGTCGACACGTATGGCGCCGCCTTGAACATCGCGGCACATGGCACGGGCGTGGCCCTGGTCGCAGAAATACTGGCGCATAACGCGCTGCAAACGGGGCAGCTTGTCATGGCGCATTCGGCGGTGGCTGCGTCCACAGAAGCCTATTATTTGAGAATCAACGAGGCCAAGACCACTGCCTGCGACTTCCGCGACTGGCTGCTTGAAAAAGTAGATACCGAAGCTGTGTCAACTGACGCGGCCGGCGATCGAGGGCCGTAA
- a CDS encoding metal-dependent hydrolase family protein produces MTSLLIKNARIVDGTSDRPGDPVDIAIEDGRFVEVGSGVKFNADETLDMKSGIVMPGLIDCHVHVIATTANLGLNADLPNSWIALKSAQMMRAMLMRGFTTVRDLGGADRGLQKAQEDGLMDAPRLVICGKALSQTGGHTDYRGPNQSRDVSWYKDKLGSMGRILDGVDAMRAACRDELKNGAQFIKIMADGGVSSPSDPVGYLVFSVDELKAAVEVAKGFGTYVSGHLYDDTAINRALDAGFECVEHGNLMSDETIQRIAREGQCVVPTNITYDRLAKTGADYGLPEESIAKIADVREAGLERLAKMHDAGVTVGYGSDLLGGMQPHQSGEFPLRGQFIPADAVIRSATVDAAKVLRMEGELGAITPGAHADLIAVDGNPLEDLNLLTEQGAHMPLILQGGVAKKKAAGL; encoded by the coding sequence ATGACGTCATTGCTGATCAAGAACGCGCGTATCGTGGACGGCACCAGCGATCGCCCCGGCGATCCGGTAGACATTGCCATCGAGGACGGGCGCTTCGTCGAGGTCGGTTCTGGCGTCAAGTTCAACGCCGATGAGACGCTGGACATGAAGAGCGGCATCGTGATGCCCGGCCTGATCGACTGCCATGTGCATGTCATTGCCACCACGGCCAATCTTGGCCTGAATGCGGATCTGCCGAATTCCTGGATCGCGCTCAAATCGGCGCAGATGATGCGCGCGATGCTCATGCGCGGCTTTACCACCGTGCGCGATCTGGGCGGCGCGGACCGCGGATTGCAAAAGGCGCAGGAGGACGGGCTGATGGACGCGCCCCGCCTCGTGATCTGCGGCAAGGCGCTGAGCCAGACGGGCGGGCACACCGATTACCGCGGCCCCAATCAGAGCCGCGATGTGAGCTGGTACAAGGACAAGCTGGGCTCGATGGGCCGTATTCTGGACGGGGTAGACGCGATGCGCGCCGCCTGCCGGGACGAGCTGAAGAATGGCGCGCAATTCATCAAGATCATGGCCGACGGGGGCGTCTCGTCACCCTCCGATCCGGTGGGATACCTCGTTTTTTCGGTCGATGAATTGAAGGCCGCGGTCGAGGTCGCCAAGGGGTTCGGCACCTATGTGTCAGGGCATCTCTACGACGACACGGCGATCAACCGCGCACTCGATGCCGGTTTCGAGTGCGTCGAGCACGGCAACCTGATGAGCGACGAGACCATTCAGCGCATCGCCCGCGAGGGACAATGCGTCGTGCCCACCAACATCACCTATGATCGCCTGGCCAAGACCGGCGCAGACTATGGCCTGCCAGAAGAATCGATCGCCAAGATCGCCGACGTACGCGAGGCCGGGCTGGAGCGCTTGGCCAAGATGCATGACGCGGGCGTGACCGTCGGCTACGGCTCGGACCTTCTGGGTGGGATGCAGCCGCACCAGTCGGGCGAGTTTCCCTTGCGAGGGCAGTTCATCCCCGCGGATGCGGTGATCCGCTCGGCCACCGTGGATGCGGCGAAGGTGCTCCGCATGGAGGGCGAGCTTGGGGCGATCACGCCGGGCGCACATGCCGATCTGATCGCGGTCGACGGCAATCCGCTGGAGGATCTGAACCTTCTGACCGAACAAGGCGCGCATATGCCACTTATCTTGCAGGGCGGTGTGGCCAAGAAGAAGGCAGCGGGGCTGTAG